From one Microthrixaceae bacterium genomic stretch:
- a CDS encoding beta-ketoacyl-[acyl-carrier-protein] synthase family protein — protein sequence MTATRATVVVTGLGAVTPAGGTAMSTFQRTLTGHGCTDENLTAPVTDFDPSSVLDPREARRVDRVGQFGLVAADEALAQAGLSGPDRLPDPGLDPTRVAVVVGSGVGGLITLEEGVSTRVTRGTDRVSPLLIPMMMSNATAGLIALHHGFRGPALAVATACASGANSIGEGAALIRAGRADVVVAGGAEAAITPTALAGFARMGALSRRHHDPHGASRPFDRDRDGFVMGEGAGIVVLESEEHARRRGAATIGEVAGYGATCDAHHITAPDPTGAGALACMEAALADAGMTPAQVGHVNAHGTSTPLNDRAESEALVRLFGGSTPPVTSTKGVTGHLVGAAGAVEAILTLLSARHGLVPPVANLDDPDVDHRVDLVRNRPRRNDDKVALSNSFGFGGHNASLVLVAHPADRSR from the coding sequence GTGACCGCGACCCGCGCCACCGTGGTGGTGACAGGCCTCGGGGCGGTGACCCCGGCCGGGGGCACGGCCATGTCCACCTTTCAGAGGACGCTCACCGGGCACGGCTGCACCGACGAGAACCTGACCGCCCCAGTGACCGACTTCGACCCATCGTCGGTGCTCGATCCCCGCGAGGCCAGAAGGGTGGACCGGGTTGGTCAGTTCGGCCTGGTAGCGGCGGACGAAGCACTGGCTCAGGCCGGCCTCTCCGGCCCCGACCGTCTGCCCGATCCCGGCTTGGACCCGACCCGCGTCGCGGTGGTGGTCGGGTCGGGGGTCGGTGGTCTCATCACCTTGGAGGAAGGAGTGTCGACGAGGGTCACCCGCGGGACCGATCGGGTCAGCCCACTACTCATTCCCATGATGATGTCCAACGCCACCGCCGGGCTGATCGCCCTACACCACGGATTCCGGGGCCCGGCACTGGCGGTGGCTACGGCATGTGCGTCGGGAGCCAACAGCATCGGGGAAGGAGCCGCCCTCATCAGAGCCGGTCGAGCAGATGTGGTGGTGGCTGGCGGAGCCGAGGCCGCCATTACACCGACCGCCCTCGCCGGGTTCGCCCGGATGGGGGCATTGAGCCGCCGCCACCACGATCCCCACGGAGCGTCACGACCCTTCGACCGAGACCGCGACGGCTTCGTGATGGGAGAAGGAGCTGGCATCGTGGTCCTCGAGAGCGAGGAACACGCCCGCCGACGTGGTGCCGCGACCATTGGTGAGGTGGCCGGGTACGGCGCCACCTGCGACGCCCATCACATAACCGCCCCGGACCCGACCGGCGCTGGCGCGCTGGCGTGCATGGAGGCAGCGCTGGCCGACGCTGGCATGACCCCGGCCCAGGTCGGCCACGTCAACGCTCACGGCACTTCGACCCCACTGAACGACCGAGCCGAGTCCGAGGCGCTGGTGCGGCTCTTCGGTGGCTCCACGCCACCGGTCACCTCGACCAAAGGGGTCACCGGCCACCTGGTGGGAGCGGCCGGCGCGGTAGAGGCCATCTTGACCTTGCTCAGCGCCCGACACGGACTGGTTCCACCGGTCGCGAACCTCGACGATCCCGACGTAGACCACAGGGTCGATCTGGTCCGCAACCGACCCCGTCGAAACGACGACAAGGTGGCCCTGTCCAACTCCTTCGGTTTCGGAGGCCACAACGCATCGCTGGTGTTGGTCGCCCATCCCGCCGATCGATCCCGATGA
- a CDS encoding acyl carrier protein — translation MTTNPVTRSEIIDSVLDACVEVLRVERNKLGEATEFAADLEADSLALVEVVMVLEERYDLRIPEEDLEAVTTIGAAADLVMSHLDQAA, via the coding sequence ATGACCACGAACCCCGTCACCCGCTCCGAGATCATCGATTCAGTGCTCGACGCCTGCGTCGAAGTGCTCCGAGTCGAGCGAAACAAACTGGGCGAAGCAACCGAGTTCGCCGCCGACCTGGAAGCCGACAGCCTCGCCCTGGTCGAAGTCGTCATGGTGCTCGAGGAGCGCTACGACCTGCGCATCCCCGAGGAGGACCTGGAGGCGGTGACCACAATCGGCGCCGCCGCCGACCTGGTGATGAGCCACCTGGACCAAGCCGCGTGA
- the fabG gene encoding 3-oxoacyl-ACP reductase FabG yields the protein MTALGAKSQARVALVSGATGAIGAATARALAQSGHAVGVGWRSDPESARAAVEAITAAGSHAMAVHLDLTDAESIERSVTVLEAELGPVTVLVNNAGLTSDGLFIRMSDADWSRVMATNLDGTFRLTRRVVPSMVRARWGRIVNVTSVVGLSGSAGQVNYATAKAGLIGFTRSLARELASRSVTVNAVAPGPIDTPMLAQIGAGRIDGMAAQVPVGRLGQPEEVAAAAAYLCSDAAAFVTGAVLPVDGGLGMGH from the coding sequence ATGACCGCCCTAGGGGCCAAGTCCCAGGCCCGGGTGGCGTTGGTAAGCGGGGCCACCGGGGCCATCGGTGCTGCCACGGCTCGGGCCCTGGCCCAGTCCGGACATGCGGTGGGAGTGGGATGGCGATCTGATCCCGAGTCTGCCCGGGCGGCGGTCGAGGCGATCACCGCCGCGGGCAGTCACGCCATGGCCGTCCACCTGGACCTGACCGATGCCGAGTCGATCGAGCGGAGCGTCACCGTTCTCGAGGCCGAACTGGGGCCGGTCACGGTGCTGGTGAACAACGCCGGGCTCACCTCCGACGGTCTGTTCATACGGATGTCTGATGCCGACTGGTCGAGGGTCATGGCCACCAACCTGGACGGAACCTTCCGTCTCACCCGCAGAGTGGTGCCGTCGATGGTTCGAGCCCGGTGGGGACGCATCGTGAACGTCACCTCCGTGGTCGGTCTCAGCGGATCGGCTGGCCAGGTCAACTACGCCACCGCGAAGGCGGGTCTGATCGGCTTCACGCGGTCTCTGGCTCGGGAACTGGCGTCCCGGTCGGTGACGGTCAACGCGGTCGCGCCTGGGCCCATAGACACGCCGATGCTGGCCCAGATCGGGGCGGGACGGATCGACGGAATGGCGGCCCAGGTTCCGGTGGGTCGCCTCGGCCAACCCGAGGAGGTGGCCGCAGCTGCCGCCTATCTCTGCTCGGATGCCGCTGCCTTCGTGACCGGTGCGGTCCTTCCCGTCGATGGCGGGCTGGGGATGGGTCACTGA
- a CDS encoding beta-ketoacyl-ACP synthase 3 — MPRLAFAVAGIGVALPTKRVTNRDLGASMDTDHAWIVGRTGIHARRVAGADESTTALASQAAVNALGDAGITPATLDLIVIATSTPDSGCPSTAARVASALGVRAGGFDVNAACCGFVHALGAAAALVADSVGTALVIGADRYTSLTDPTDRNTAVLFGDGAGAMVIQKVTRRPGAPGILGTDQGGAPRTLRLIEVTPGRDHLTMDGPDLFRRATRAMVASSAAALDRAGLAAGHVDLFVPHQANARIIAAAAERLGVDPARVVVDVAERANTSAASIPLALHSARSQGRLDAGATVLLSSVGAGLGWASLVMRWGR; from the coding sequence ATCCCCCGGCTGGCCTTCGCGGTGGCCGGAATCGGTGTGGCGCTACCCACGAAACGGGTGACGAACCGGGACCTCGGTGCCAGCATGGACACCGACCACGCCTGGATCGTGGGGCGCACCGGAATCCACGCCCGCCGGGTGGCGGGCGCCGACGAATCCACCACTGCGCTGGCCTCCCAGGCCGCGGTCAACGCCCTCGGCGATGCCGGTATCACCCCGGCCACGCTCGATCTGATCGTGATCGCCACTTCCACACCCGATTCAGGCTGCCCCTCCACCGCGGCCCGGGTGGCCTCAGCTCTCGGAGTTCGCGCCGGCGGATTCGACGTGAACGCCGCTTGTTGTGGGTTCGTTCATGCCCTCGGCGCGGCGGCGGCGTTGGTGGCCGACTCGGTGGGCACGGCGCTGGTGATCGGGGCCGACCGCTACACGTCCCTGACCGATCCGACCGACCGCAACACCGCGGTCCTCTTCGGTGACGGTGCAGGAGCGATGGTGATCCAAAAGGTCACCCGACGCCCGGGAGCTCCCGGGATCCTCGGCACCGACCAGGGAGGCGCCCCGCGCACGTTGAGACTGATCGAGGTGACTCCGGGCCGGGACCACCTGACCATGGACGGCCCCGATCTTTTCCGACGCGCCACCCGCGCCATGGTGGCCTCCTCCGCGGCCGCCCTGGACCGGGCCGGCCTGGCCGCCGGCCACGTCGATCTGTTCGTGCCCCATCAGGCCAACGCCCGCATCATCGCTGCCGCGGCAGAACGGCTGGGAGTGGATCCGGCGCGAGTAGTTGTCGACGTGGCCGAGAGGGCCAACACCTCGGCGGCATCGATCCCCTTGGCGCTTCACAGCGCCCGCTCCCAAGGCCGACTCGACGCTGGTGCGACGGTACTGCTCAGCAGTGTCGGCGCCGGTCTGGGATGGGCCAGCCTGGTCATGAGGTGGGGACGATGA
- a CDS encoding beta-hydroxyacyl-ACP dehydratase, whose translation MIDLLPHRPPFRFLDTVERCEPGRHAVTRWRIEGDEAWLAGHFPGRPVVPGVLQVEALAQTGALAVLADPAHVGRLPLLAGLEDVRFPSMVEPGDELLLEVTLERMGPRGGWGHGTASRAGVTTCRARMFFVFAPVAGDRIRA comes from the coding sequence GTGATCGACCTGTTGCCGCATAGGCCGCCGTTTCGCTTCCTGGACACCGTGGAGCGGTGCGAGCCAGGAAGGCACGCCGTGACCCGATGGCGGATCGAAGGAGACGAGGCCTGGCTGGCCGGCCATTTTCCGGGTCGTCCAGTCGTGCCGGGGGTGCTCCAGGTCGAGGCGCTAGCTCAGACCGGAGCCTTGGCAGTGCTGGCCGACCCGGCCCACGTCGGGCGATTGCCGCTGCTGGCCGGACTGGAGGACGTCAGGTTTCCCTCCATGGTCGAACCTGGAGATGAACTGCTCCTGGAGGTGACGCTCGAGCGCATGGGTCCCCGGGGAGGTTGGGGGCATGGCACTGCTTCGAGAGCTGGCGTCACCACATGTCGGGCCCGCATGTTCTTCGTGTTCGCTCCAGTAGCCGGCGACCGGATCCGGGCTTAG
- the pyk gene encoding pyruvate kinase, whose amino-acid sequence MARRTKIIATIGPASDSEAMIKDLAEAGMDVARIGLAHGTLDEAIEKFRRVRRVEASLGRPLGVLVDLPGPKVRAGAMPEGGLDLDEGDLIRLTPGNEGSTEAAIRVDHDGLLADLHVGDRVTFGDGGVMALVDERASDHLVARVTHGGLLQGRPGVHIPSDRLRIPSPTPEDLHMLDAFVEEGIDMVALSFVRSAHDVRRVGVEPHPRGPLVIAKIETRAAVDNLDSIIEASGAVMIARGDLGAELPIEELPHLQKRILQRCIALGRPAITATQMLESMVTAPSPTRAEASDIANAVFDGSSALMLSGESAIGHDPVNAVATMARIAARADDEFDYDAWGARVHAMATTMQPSIDDTVTNSMTMAAWRAASESKASAIICITRTGFTVRAIARFRPQAKILGFSSDTQALRQIKLSWGAIPHPLGVDYHDDHVITHVLNVAREAGDIRRGDLVCVLSGSSDYPGQATDSLQLIPIR is encoded by the coding sequence ATGGCCCGCCGCACCAAGATCATCGCCACCATCGGTCCCGCCTCCGACTCCGAGGCCATGATCAAGGACTTGGCCGAAGCCGGGATGGACGTGGCCCGCATCGGCTTGGCCCACGGCACCCTCGACGAGGCCATCGAGAAGTTCCGGCGGGTTCGTCGCGTCGAGGCTTCCCTCGGACGACCCCTGGGTGTCCTGGTCGATCTGCCCGGTCCCAAGGTTCGAGCCGGCGCCATGCCCGAGGGCGGTCTGGATCTCGATGAAGGAGACCTGATCCGTCTCACCCCTGGTAACGAAGGCTCCACCGAAGCTGCCATCCGAGTCGATCACGATGGCCTTCTGGCCGACCTCCACGTCGGCGACCGAGTCACCTTCGGCGACGGCGGGGTCATGGCCTTGGTCGACGAGCGGGCCAGCGACCACCTAGTCGCCCGGGTCACCCACGGCGGTCTGCTCCAGGGTCGGCCCGGTGTCCACATCCCCTCGGATCGGCTACGCATCCCGTCACCCACCCCCGAAGATCTACACATGCTCGATGCCTTCGTGGAAGAGGGGATCGACATGGTGGCCCTGTCGTTCGTCCGGTCGGCCCACGACGTGCGCCGGGTCGGTGTTGAGCCCCACCCTCGCGGCCCCTTGGTCATCGCCAAGATCGAGACCCGGGCCGCGGTGGACAACCTGGACAGCATCATCGAAGCCTCCGGTGCGGTCATGATCGCCAGAGGTGACCTGGGGGCGGAGCTACCCATCGAGGAGCTGCCGCACCTCCAAAAGCGAATCCTCCAGCGCTGCATCGCCCTGGGCCGCCCAGCCATCACCGCCACCCAGATGTTGGAGTCAATGGTCACCGCTCCTTCGCCGACCAGGGCCGAGGCATCCGACATCGCCAATGCTGTGTTCGACGGGTCCAGCGCGCTGATGCTGTCGGGCGAGTCGGCCATCGGTCATGATCCAGTGAACGCGGTGGCCACCATGGCCCGGATCGCGGCCCGAGCCGACGACGAGTTCGACTACGACGCTTGGGGGGCGCGGGTCCACGCCATGGCCACCACCATGCAGCCGTCCATAGACGACACCGTCACCAACTCGATGACGATGGCGGCATGGCGCGCAGCCAGCGAGTCGAAGGCAAGCGCCATCATCTGCATCACCCGCACCGGTTTCACGGTGCGAGCCATCGCCCGCTTCCGGCCCCAGGCCAAGATCTTGGGGTTCAGCTCCGACACCCAGGCCCTGCGCCAGATCAAGCTGAGCTGGGGGGCCATCCCTCACCCGCTGGGTGTCGACTACCACGACGATCACGTGATCACCCACGTCCTGAACGTGGCCCGTGAAGCCGGAGACATCCGGCGAGGTGACCTGGTGTGCGTCCTGTCGGGATCGAGCGACTATCCGGGGCAGGCCACCGACTCGCTCCAGCTCATCCCCATCCGCTGA
- a CDS encoding NifU N-terminal domain-containing protein, with the protein MGQVIVVNEKPSSNRGVVRFETNRMLTGTGHERYALDEEIWGQRPPDVLARRLFASGQVQNVHVNGNMVTVDLAKGHDSQGLKEIVELLYLYYDEEKTAAYLEAEAEKAAKAAAEAAEAEAKAAAEAAEAEAKAAAEAAAETASDSTATEG; encoded by the coding sequence ATGGGCCAGGTGATCGTCGTCAACGAGAAGCCATCGTCGAACCGCGGGGTCGTCCGCTTCGAGACCAACCGGATGCTCACCGGAACCGGTCACGAGCGCTATGCCCTGGACGAGGAGATCTGGGGCCAGCGCCCACCCGATGTCTTGGCCCGGCGTCTCTTCGCCAGCGGCCAGGTTCAGAACGTGCACGTCAACGGCAACATGGTCACCGTCGATCTGGCCAAGGGGCACGACAGCCAGGGTCTCAAGGAGATCGTCGAGCTCCTCTACCTGTACTACGACGAGGAGAAGACGGCCGCCTACCTCGAGGCCGAGGCCGAGAAGGCGGCCAAGGCCGCAGCAGAGGCGGCTGAAGCTGAAGCCAAGGCCGCAGCAGAGGCGGCTGAAGCTGAAGCCAAGGCTGCAGCAGAAGCAGCCGCCGAGACGGCCTCGGATTCGACGGCCACGGAGGGCTGA
- a CDS encoding cytochrome c, producing MLLTVAVALGAGGVLSGCGDDAPAKVELSAAGQRGKAVSDAQGCHSCHTIDGQRSMGPSWQGLAGSEVQLADGVTVTADEAYLERAIRDPRSEVRAGFENLMPVAYGDLTDEELADLITYITEVSGS from the coding sequence GTGTTGCTCACCGTCGCCGTGGCTCTTGGGGCTGGCGGCGTGCTGTCCGGCTGCGGAGACGACGCCCCAGCCAAGGTCGAGCTGAGCGCAGCGGGTCAACGAGGCAAGGCCGTGTCCGATGCTCAGGGGTGTCATTCGTGCCACACCATCGACGGACAGCGGAGTATGGGCCCTAGCTGGCAGGGGCTGGCCGGTTCCGAGGTGCAACTGGCAGACGGTGTCACCGTCACTGCCGACGAGGCCTATCTGGAGCGTGCCATCCGAGACCCTCGCTCTGAGGTGCGAGCCGGTTTCGAGAACCTGATGCCGGTGGCCTATGGCGATCTCACCGACGAAGAGCTGGCCGACCTCATCACCTACATCACCGAGGTCTCTGGGTCCTGA
- a CDS encoding DNA polymerase Y family protein, which yields MSGDLPTRTVVVHCPHWPVVAAARGSDGGKTPGNGAEASEPEAMVVVRANRVVAASPEARRVGVEVGMRRREAQRRCPHADVVGHDPDRDARCFEPVAAAFDVLTPGVEVSVPGTLAFATRGPSRYTGGDESLAERTGWIATGATGGAEVGVGVADGSFAALLAARQSIRQGQPVVVAPGESPGYLASLPVAALTRAALDLAVPVELTELLARLGLKTIGQVAQLDGADLLGRFGEMGVVVHRLARGLDARPLAARRPAPELKVSREVDPPADQVDRAAFVARVLAGELHESLEGRGLACTRVLVEAETDHGETLARHWRHEGALTPAALTDRVRWQLDGWLSGGAAVRPTAGIVRITLVPVEVVAARGRQLGFWGGETLVDERILRAVARLQGTLGAGSVRVAEMRGGRGPADRVVQVPVETVDLTTHRPAARLVEVDGPWPGRVPDPAPASVLEPPEPVQVLDVHGHPVVVTGRAEVSSPPVRFSRRGQPARKVVGWCGPWPVEERWWDPTRHRRRARFQLVDDTGDAHLLAVESGQWWLEAIYD from the coding sequence GTGAGCGGAGATCTTCCCACCCGGACCGTGGTGGTCCACTGCCCGCACTGGCCGGTGGTAGCCGCGGCCCGAGGGAGCGACGGTGGCAAGACGCCCGGGAACGGCGCAGAGGCTTCCGAACCCGAGGCCATGGTGGTGGTTCGGGCCAATCGGGTGGTGGCCGCTTCGCCCGAGGCTCGTCGTGTCGGCGTAGAGGTGGGTATGCGGCGACGGGAGGCTCAACGTCGCTGCCCTCATGCAGATGTCGTGGGACACGATCCCGATCGTGACGCCCGGTGCTTCGAGCCGGTGGCTGCCGCATTCGACGTCCTCACCCCCGGGGTAGAGGTTTCGGTGCCGGGTACTTTGGCCTTCGCCACCCGGGGTCCGTCGCGCTACACGGGGGGAGACGAATCCCTGGCCGAGCGCACCGGTTGGATCGCCACTGGAGCCACCGGGGGGGCCGAGGTGGGGGTCGGCGTCGCCGACGGTTCGTTCGCCGCCCTGCTGGCGGCCCGTCAGTCGATCCGCCAGGGCCAGCCGGTTGTGGTGGCCCCAGGAGAATCTCCGGGCTATCTGGCTTCGCTCCCGGTGGCTGCGCTCACCCGAGCGGCGTTGGACTTGGCGGTTCCGGTCGAGTTGACCGAACTGTTGGCGCGGCTCGGTCTGAAGACGATCGGTCAGGTAGCCCAGTTGGATGGGGCCGATCTGCTGGGTCGCTTCGGTGAGATGGGGGTCGTCGTCCACCGTCTGGCCCGAGGGTTGGATGCCCGTCCCCTAGCTGCCCGTCGTCCCGCTCCGGAACTGAAGGTCAGCCGTGAGGTGGATCCGCCGGCCGACCAGGTCGACCGGGCTGCGTTCGTGGCCCGAGTGCTGGCCGGGGAGTTGCACGAGTCTCTTGAAGGTCGGGGACTGGCCTGTACCCGGGTGCTGGTGGAAGCCGAGACCGATCACGGTGAGACCTTGGCCCGTCACTGGCGTCATGAGGGGGCCTTGACCCCGGCGGCCCTCACCGACCGGGTTCGCTGGCAGCTCGACGGTTGGCTCTCCGGTGGAGCTGCGGTGCGACCCACCGCCGGCATCGTTCGGATCACCTTGGTGCCCGTCGAGGTGGTGGCGGCCCGGGGTCGTCAGCTCGGTTTCTGGGGTGGAGAGACCTTGGTGGATGAGCGGATTCTGCGGGCGGTGGCCCGACTCCAGGGCACCTTGGGGGCCGGTTCGGTGCGGGTAGCTGAGATGCGTGGGGGGCGTGGCCCTGCGGATCGGGTGGTCCAGGTCCCGGTGGAGACGGTTGACCTCACTACCCACAGGCCCGCGGCCCGACTGGTCGAGGTGGACGGTCCCTGGCCGGGTCGGGTGCCCGATCCGGCCCCGGCTTCGGTACTGGAACCCCCTGAACCGGTGCAGGTGTTGGACGTTCACGGCCACCCGGTAGTGGTTACCGGTAGGGCCGAGGTCTCCTCTCCGCCGGTTCGGTTCTCCCGGCGTGGTCAGCCGGCGCGCAAGGTGGTGGGGTGGTGTGGGCCGTGGCCGGTGGAGGAGCGATGGTGGGATCCAACCCGGCATCGTCGTCGGGCCCGGTTCCAATTGGTCGATGACACCGGTGATGCACACCTTTTGGCCGTCGAGTCGGGCCAATGGTGGTTGGAGGCCATATACGACTGA
- a CDS encoding isopenicillin N synthase family oxygenase, whose product MQLPVIDVSALTAKRDPPLTSPADPDQMEVARQIDEACRRDGFFLITGHGVIPDLQRRLDRASRAFFDLPDTVKADVAMPRAGNAWRGWFPVGGELTSGQPDLKEGLYFGAELDLDHPRVRAGTALHGPNLFPAYPPDLKPIVLEWMAAMTGLAQQIMVGLALALGLGPNWFATNLTADPTVLFRIFHYPPALAAPVDSPTSVGPDATSPRWGVAEHTDYGLLTLLAQDGSGGLQVRRDGRWLDVDPRPDSFVCNIGDMLDRMTGGRYRSTPHRVLATAVDRLSFPFFFDPSWDAEVTPLPMDGEPPTDDALTRWDETSVHEYRGTYGDYLTAKVAKIFPSLNT is encoded by the coding sequence ATGCAGCTACCGGTGATCGACGTGTCCGCCCTGACCGCCAAACGCGATCCCCCGTTGACCTCACCTGCGGACCCCGACCAGATGGAGGTCGCCCGCCAGATCGATGAAGCCTGCCGTCGTGACGGATTCTTCTTGATCACCGGGCACGGCGTCATCCCTGACCTCCAGCGCCGTCTCGACCGGGCCTCCCGGGCCTTCTTCGATCTCCCCGACACGGTGAAGGCCGACGTGGCCATGCCCCGAGCCGGTAATGCATGGCGAGGCTGGTTCCCCGTGGGCGGAGAGCTCACCTCTGGACAGCCCGACCTGAAGGAAGGCCTCTACTTCGGTGCCGAGCTCGATCTCGACCATCCCCGGGTGCGGGCCGGTACTGCGCTTCACGGCCCCAACCTGTTCCCGGCCTACCCGCCCGACCTGAAGCCGATCGTCTTGGAATGGATGGCGGCCATGACCGGCCTAGCCCAACAGATCATGGTCGGACTGGCACTGGCGTTGGGGCTGGGACCGAACTGGTTCGCAACCAACCTCACCGCCGACCCGACGGTGTTGTTCCGCATCTTCCACTACCCTCCCGCTCTTGCCGCTCCGGTGGACTCCCCCACATCGGTGGGCCCGGATGCCACCTCCCCGCGTTGGGGCGTGGCCGAACACACCGACTACGGACTGCTCACGCTGCTGGCCCAAGACGGTTCGGGCGGTCTCCAGGTCCGCCGGGACGGACGATGGCTGGACGTGGATCCCAGACCGGACAGCTTCGTGTGCAACATCGGAGACATGCTCGACCGCATGACCGGAGGCCGGTACCGCTCCACGCCCCACCGTGTTCTGGCCACCGCTGTCGATCGATTGTCGTTCCCGTTCTTCTTCGATCCCAGTTGGGATGCCGAGGTGACACCCCTACCCATGGACGGCGAACCCCCCACCGACGATGCCCTGACCCGCTGGGACGAGACCAGCGTCCACGAGTACCGAGGCACCTATGGGGACTACCTCACTGCCAAGGTGGCTAAGATCTTCCCTTCGCTGAACACCTGA
- a CDS encoding YceI family protein, with the protein MADQDQVEELSVPEPPAGGPDGASKRRMVRRLSVAGVALGLAVVGTFAYQQIKPVVDAQRFATVTKEVPRAPRLTPRDGETLLRIDPTRSSLTYEVNEQLGGRTTGTAKGSTSGIAGDVALNEGALEKSRIGQIVVNIEQFESDNNLRDARIRQDFLQSNQFPLATFDLDKIVGLTGAATEGKSYDFTIEGNVTVKGKPATATFDVTATWKDGELVATATTVAKLSRFDAGPISIAGLVQTEDDVRLTLELVAVDPATTEVASTIEKQSRIESDAEGVPSYARDVQPILAEHCVMPHLGPVRGPHAHHGRCR; encoded by the coding sequence ATGGCCGACCAAGACCAGGTCGAAGAGCTGTCAGTTCCAGAACCGCCTGCTGGCGGTCCGGACGGAGCATCCAAGCGTCGCATGGTTCGCCGCCTGTCGGTGGCGGGCGTGGCCCTGGGCCTTGCGGTCGTGGGCACCTTCGCCTATCAGCAGATCAAGCCGGTCGTCGACGCCCAGCGCTTCGCCACCGTTACCAAGGAGGTGCCCCGAGCACCTCGGCTGACCCCGCGCGACGGGGAGACCCTCCTGCGGATCGATCCGACCCGTTCCTCGCTCACCTACGAGGTGAACGAACAGCTAGGTGGGCGCACCACCGGCACAGCCAAGGGCTCCACCAGTGGCATCGCCGGTGATGTGGCCCTCAATGAGGGCGCGCTGGAGAAGAGCCGCATCGGACAGATCGTGGTGAACATCGAGCAGTTCGAGTCCGACAACAACCTCCGCGACGCCCGCATCCGCCAGGACTTCCTCCAGTCCAACCAGTTCCCGCTGGCCACCTTCGACCTGGACAAGATCGTCGGGCTCACCGGTGCGGCCACGGAGGGGAAGTCCTATGACTTCACCATCGAAGGAAACGTGACGGTGAAGGGCAAGCCCGCCACCGCCACCTTCGACGTGACCGCCACATGGAAGGACGGTGAGCTCGTCGCGACCGCCACCACGGTGGCCAAGCTGTCTCGCTTCGACGCCGGGCCCATCTCCATCGCCGGGTTGGTCCAGACCGAAGACGACGTCCGGCTGACCCTCGAGTTGGTGGCCGTCGACCCGGCCACCACCGAGGTTGCTTCGACGATCGAGAAGCAGTCCCGGATCGAATCAGATGCCGAAGGGGTGCCGTCTTATGCCCGTGACGTGCAGCCGATCCTCGCCGAGCACTGCGTCATGCCACATCTCGGGCCAGTTCGGGGCCCACACGCTCACCATGGACGATGCCGGTGA
- a CDS encoding acyl-ACP desaturase — protein sequence MLQLSPEQIALLNELEPVAADLLDKHLATSKEWFPHELVPWSRGRDFEAGQEWDPKEVDLDPAVRSSLFVNLLTEDNLPYYFHTIETMFGNDSAWGTWVRRWTAEEGRHSIVMRDYLTVTRTIDPVALERARMHQVSGGQVPSPDFLTDGIVYVALQELATRIAHYNTGKLMNDKAGYEVMKRVAADENRHHLFYRDLGTAALEINPSAMVIAAERQVREFEMPGTGIVDFESHAHAIARVGIYDFSVHHDSVLVPVILRQWSIDQIEGLNPEAEAARTKLLKRMERIDKAGRRFASRRAEAAETALATSADERPEPTLVGVG from the coding sequence ATGTTGCAGCTGTCCCCCGAACAGATCGCACTGCTCAACGAGCTCGAGCCGGTTGCAGCCGACCTGCTGGACAAGCACCTGGCCACCTCCAAGGAGTGGTTCCCCCACGAGCTCGTGCCCTGGAGCCGCGGTCGGGACTTCGAAGCGGGCCAGGAATGGGACCCCAAAGAGGTGGACCTCGATCCTGCCGTGCGGTCAAGCCTGTTCGTGAACCTTCTCACCGAAGACAACCTGCCGTACTACTTCCACACCATCGAGACCATGTTCGGCAACGACAGCGCGTGGGGAACCTGGGTACGACGCTGGACCGCCGAGGAGGGTCGCCACTCCATCGTGATGCGCGACTACCTGACCGTCACCCGGACCATCGACCCCGTGGCCCTCGAGCGCGCCCGGATGCACCAGGTCTCCGGCGGTCAGGTACCCAGCCCCGACTTCTTGACCGACGGCATCGTGTACGTGGCCCTCCAGGAACTGGCTACCCGCATCGCCCACTACAACACCGGCAAGCTCATGAACGACAAGGCCGGCTACGAAGTCATGAAGCGCGTCGCCGCCGACGAGAACCGTCACCACCTCTTCTACCGCGACCTGGGTACTGCCGCGCTGGAGATCAACCCGTCGGCCATGGTCATCGCCGCCGAACGCCAGGTCCGGGAGTTCGAGATGCCCGGCACCGGAATCGTCGACTTCGAGTCCCACGCCCACGCCATCGCCCGCGTCGGGATCTACGACTTCAGCGTCCACCACGACTCGGTCCTGGTCCCCGTCATCTTGCGCCAGTGGTCCATCGACCAGATCGAGGGCCTCAACCCCGAGGCGGAGGCAGCTAGGACCAAGCTCCTCAAACGAATGGAACGCATCGACAAGGCCGGACGCCGCTTCGCCAGCCGTCGCGCCGAAGCAGCCGAGACCGCCCTGGCCACATCCGCTGACGAACGACCTGAACCCACGCTGGTGGGAGTCGGCTGA